A window of Pseudomonas putida genomic DNA:
GTGATCGTCCTGCTGCGCTTCGTCCTGCAGCTGGTCAAAGCCAACTTCTACAACCCGCTGTGCCAGTTCGCCGTGCGCGCCACGCAGCCGCTGCTAAAGCCGATTCGCCGGGTCATCCCCAGTGTTGGTGGGCTGGATACCTCGTCGCTGCTGTTGTCAGTGGTCATCCAGGCGCTGCTGATGGCGTTCGTGCTGATGGTCACCTACGGCACCTTCGGTGACATCCTGCACCTGCTGATGTGGGCGATCATTGGTATCACCTCGCTGTTCCTGAAGATTTTCTGGGTGGCGATGATCGTCATGGTGATCGTTTCATGGGTGGCCCCCAACAGCCACAACCCGGCGGCCGAACTGGCCTACCAGATCAGCGAACCGGTGCTGGCGCCGTTCCGCCGCATCGTGCCCAACCTGGGCGGCATGGACATCTCGCCGATCTTCGCCTTCCTCGCGATCCAGGTCATCCAGTCGTTCGTCATGCCGCCGCTGGCCGCCTACGCCGGCATGCCGCAAGAGCTGTGGCGGATGATCTGAGCCTAACCTGACCTTGGTTGCTTCCAGTGGCAAGCCTTTGCTTGCCGCTGGGGGTAGCGCTCTTTAGACTTACGCCTCCGTCAAGCGTGAGCAGGGTCGATGTCCACAGTCTTTCCCGAAGATTCCGTCGGTCTGGTAGTACCGCAAACCGCCCGGTTCGATGAACCGCTGGCCCTGGCTTGTGGCCGCTCCCTGGCCAGTTATGAACTGGTCTACGAGACCTATGGCACCCTGAACGCCAGCGCGAGCAACGCCGTGCTGATCTGCCATGCCCTCTCCGGCCACCACCATGCCGCTGGCTACCATGCCGCCACCGACCGCAAGCCGGGCTGGTGGGACAGCTGCATCGGCCCTGGCAAGCCGATCGACACCAACCGCTTCTTCGTGGTCAGCCTGAACAACCTGGGCGGCTGCAACGGCAGCACCGGCCCCAGCAGCGTCAACCCGGCCACCGGCAAGCCCTATGGCGCCGACTTCCCGGTGCTGACCGTGGAAGACTGGGTACACAGCCAGGTGCGCCTGGCCGAGCGCCTGGGCATCCAGCAGTGGGCTGCGGTGGTCGGTGGCAGCCTGGGTGGCATGCAGGCGCTGCAGTGGACCATCAGCTACCCCGAACGCGTACGCCATTGCGTCGACATTGCCTCGGCGCCCAAACTGTCGGCACAGAACATCGCCTTCAACGAAGTGGCACGCCAGGCGATCCTCACCGACCCCGAATTCCACGGTGGTTCGTTCCAGGACCAGGGCGTGATCCCCAAGCGCGGCCTGATGCTGGCGCGCATGGTCGGCCACATCACCTATCTGTCGGACGACTCGATGGGTGAAAAATTCGGCCGTGAGCTGAAGAGCGACAAGCTCAACTACGACTTCCACAGCGTCGAATTCCAGGTCGAGAGCTACCTGCGCTACCAGGGTGAGGAGTTTTCCGGGCGCTTCGACGCCAACACCTACCTGCTGATGACCAAGGCGCTGGACTACTTCGACCCCGCCGCCGCCCAGGGCGGCGACCTGGCGGCCACACTGGCCCACGTCAAGGCGGATTACTGCATCATGTCGTTCACCACCGACTGGCGCTTCTCCCCGGCCCGTTCGCGCGAGATCGTCGACGCCCTGATGGCCGCGCGCAAGAACGTCTGCTACCTGGAGATCGACTCGCCTTACGGGCACGATGCCTTCTTGATCCCCACGCCTCGCTACATGCAGGGTTTCTCGAACTACATGAACCGCATTACCATCTGAGGGCAGCATGAGAGCCGATCTGGAAATCATCCACGACTGGATCCCCGCCGGCAGCCGGGTACTCGACCTGGGCTGCGGCAGCGGCGAACTGCTGGCCTCGCTGCGCGACCGCAAGCAGGTCACCGGCTATGGCCTGGAGATCGATGCCGACAACATCGCCGCCTGCGTGGCCAAGGGCGTCAACGTCATCGAGCAGGACCTGGACAAGGGCCTGGGCAACTTCGCCAGCAACAGTTTCGACGTGGTGATCATGACCCAGGCCCTGCAGGCCGTGGAGTACCCCGACCGCATCCTCGACGAGATGCTGCGCGTGGGCCGCCAGTGCATCATCACCTTCCCCAACTTCGGCCACTGGCGTTGCCGCTGGTACCTGGCGACCAAAGGCCGCATGCCGGTATCGGACTTCATGCCATACACCTGGTACAACACGCCGAACATCCACTTCTGCACCTTCGCCGACTTCGAAGAGCTGTGCCACGAGCGCCGCGCCAAGGTGCTCGACCGCCTGGCCGTCGACCACTTGCACCGCAACGGGTGGGGTGGCCGGCTTTGGCCTAATCTTCTAGGTGAGATCGGCATCTACCGCGTCAGCAGCCCGGGCCTGCAAGAACATCAGCTCGCGGTCTGACGCCCAGCGGAGGAATCCCCCCATGCGTCGCCTAGCCCTGTTCCTGTTCAGCCTGTGCCTGGCCCTGCCGGTACTGGCTGCCGATGCTGCCCGCCCCGAGCGCAAGGAGGTGTTTGGCGACGTGACGGTACACTACAGCGCGTTCACTTCGAGCATGCTGACGCCGGAGGTGGCCGCAGCCACCGGCCTGGTACGCAGCAAGAACCAGGGTGTACTCAACATCGCCGTGCTCAAGGCCAACAAGCCCGCCACGGCGGTGGTCAGCGGCACGGTCAAGGACCTGACCGGGCGCAGCAGCCCGCTCTCGTTCAAGCAGATCACCGAACAGGGCGCGGTGTACTACATCGCCCAGTTCAAGATCGACCAGCCAGAAACCGTCACCTTCGACCTGAATATCGAAACCGGCGGCATCAGCAACTCCCTCAGCTTCAACCAGGACGTTTTCCCAGGCGAATGATGAATTTCCAGCAACTCGTATTGGCCAGCCACAACGCCGGCAAACTCAAGGAACTCCAGGCCATGCTCGGCGCGTCCGTGCAGCTGCGCTCGATCGGCGAGTTCAGCCAGGTCGAACCGGAAGAAACCGGCCTGTCGTTCGTCGAGAACGCCATCCTCAAGGCGCGCAACGCCGCACGCATTTCCGGCCTGCCAGCCCTGGCCGACGATTCGGGCCTGGCGGTAGACTTCCTTGGCGGCGCGCCTGGCATCTACTCGGCGCGCTATGCCGACGGCAAGGGTGACGCGGCGAACAACGCCAAGCTGCTCGAAGCGCTGAAAGACGTGCCTGAAGCCGAGCGCGGTGCACAGTTCGTCTGCGTCCTGGCGCTGGTGCGTCATGCCGACGACCCGTTGCCGATCCTGTGCGAAGGCCTGTGGCACGGGCGCATCATGTTCGAGGCCAGTGGCGAGCACGGCTTCGGCTACGACCCGCTGTTCTGGGTACCGGAACGCAACTGCTCCAGCGCCGACCTGGCCCCTGTGGACAAGAACCAGCTCAGCCACCGCGCCCGCGCCATGGCCCTGCTGCGCCAACGTCTGGGCCTGGCATGATCGAAACGCTGTCCACCCCCGGGGCGGCGGGTTTCACCAGCCTGCCACCGCTGGCGCTGTATATCCACATACCGTGGTGCGTACGCAAATGCCCTTACTGCGACTTCAACTCCCACGCCGCCGGGCCTGAACTGCCGGAAGACGCCTACGTCGCCGCCCTGCTGACCGACCTCGACCAGGAGCTGGTCGCAGTGCAAGGCCGGCCGATCAGCTCGATCTTCTTCGGCGGCGGCACCCCCAGCCTGTTCAGTGCCGACGCCCTTGGCCGATTGCTGCGTGGCGTAGAGCAACGTATCCCGTTTGCGCCGGACATCGAAATCACCCTGGAGGCCAACCCGGGTACGTTCGAGCAGGACAAGTTCAAGGCCTACCGGCAAACCGGCATCAACCGCCTGTCCATCGGCGTGCAGAGTTTCCAGCCAGCCAAACTGCAGGCGCTGGGTCGTATCCACAACGGTGATGAAGCAGTCCGCGCCGCTGGCATGGCACGCGCAGCCGGCTTCGACAACTTCAACATGGACCTGATGCACGGCCTTCCCGACCAGTCGCTGGACGACGCGCTGGGCGACCTGCGGCAGGCCATCGACCTGGGGCCGACGCACCTGTCGTGGTACCAGCTGACCGTGGAGCCGAACACGGTGTTCTGGAACCAGCCGCCCGAGCTGCCCGAGGACGACATCCTCTGGGACATCCAGGAGGCAGGCCAGGCGCTGATGGCCGAACACGGCTTCCGCCAGTACGAAGTCTCGGCCTATGCCCAGGCGGGGCGCGCCGCACGGCACAATCTCAACTACTGGCGCTTTGGCGACTTCATCGGCATTGGCGCTGGTGCCCACGGCAAGCTGACCTTCGCCGACGGGCGCATCCTGCGCACCTGGAAGACCCGCCTGCCGAAGGACTACCTGAACCTGGCAAAGCCGTTCAAGGCCGGCGAAAAGCTGCTGCCAGTCGACGAGCTGCCGTTCGAGTTCCTGATGAACGCCCTGCGCCTGACCGATGGGGTGGAAGCCGAACTGTTTACCCAACGCACCGGTTTGCCGCTGGCACAGCTGCGCGAGGCACGCCGCGCAGCCGAACAAAAAGGCCTTTTACAGGTCGAACCGGATCGACTGGTGGCCACCCCGAGGGGCCAGTTGTTCCTCAATGACCTGCTGCAGTATTTCTTGACCTAAGGATGACCCATGGATTTGGTACTTGATCTGCTCGCGACGGTTTCTCGCTGGAGCCGCAGCAACCTGTCGGAGATTTCACTGGCCTTGGTAGGCTGCCTGCTGGTGCTGTTCGGCACCGATGTCAAAGCCTGGGCTGAGCAACGCCTGGGCAACCTGGCGGGCGCTCTGCGCGTGCCGTTCATGGCGCTGATGGTGATGATCGGCAGCGGTGCGGCACTGATCTACGCCACACCGTGGGTGGTGAAGGGGCTGAGCCAGTTCAACAACTACGCGCTGGCGCCGGTATTGCTGGTGGTGCTGGTGATAATTGGCGTGGTGGCTGATCGGCGGGGCTGAGCCAATATTCGGGAGTTGCACTTACCCTGTGGGAGCGGGCGTGTCGAGGCGTCGAACCGCCGCGAACACGGGCGAAGCCCGTGCCATCCACCGAGTCGTCTGCTTCGCGGGCCTGCCCGCTCCCACAGATACCGCGCATGCCAGGAGATAGTGCAGTTTCTGGGTACGGGCCGGTGCAGGGAATGATTCTAAAAGCTGCCCCGGCGAACCAGGGCAGCCCTACCACCTGACTAGCCCTTAGCGGGCATCATCGAAGTGGTCGCGCATGAAGTCCCGAACGGTCTTGAGCACAGTCAAGATCCGGATGAACGTCCAAACGCGGCTCAGCGCATCAAGCAAACGCTTCATATGCCTTGGCCTCCGTGTTGGCGGGCCAATCTTCCAGCATCTAACCGGCGCTTCGATGCCTTCGAAAACCGTGTGGAGGTTTTCGGTGAAGTGGCCAGGTTAATGGCCCTTCAAAGTCAGTTGCCGGCATGGTTCTCAGGCCATGTCGAAGGGGCCGGAAAGCAGAATTCTTCTCCTACCCGGCCCATCACCGATCAAATCCACACAGGAGCAGCGCGATGATACTTGGGATGTGTTCGCAAAACTGTTAACCGCTCCGACACACGTAATGCTGGATATTTCGGAGCATTGACGCTCCCTGTCAGCCTACTTATGATCTTTCTACCGTGTGGAGGTTTTCGGTGAAACACCGAGCGAAGGATACTCAGTCCTGTCGCTCAAAAGAAAACCGCCTTTCTCAAGGCGGTTTTTTTTCGCCTGCATTTCTGCAGGCATCAGCACATCGAAAGGCCGTATCAGCCGATCAATCCACCTTCTCGAACTTCAAGTCCCAAACGCCATGCCCCAGCCGTTCGCCGCGGCGTTCGAACTTGGTGATCGGGCGCTCTTCCGGGCGCGGCACGTAAGTGCCGTCGGCCGCACGGTTGCGATAGCCAGGGGCAGCGCTCATCACTTCCAGCATGTACTCGGCATACGGCTCCCAGTCGGTAGCCATGTGGAACACGCCACCGGGCTTGAGCTTGCGTCGTACCAGTTCGGCGAACTCCAGCTGGACGATGCGGCGCTTGTGGTGGCGCGCCTTGTGCCATGGGTCGGGGAAGAACAGCATCAGGCGGTCGAGGCTGTTGTCCGCCACGCAGCGGTTCAGCACTTCTATGGCATCGCAGTCATACACCCGCAGGTTCTTCAGGCCTTGGGTCAAAACGCCGTTGAGCAGCGCTCCAACACCCGGGCGGTGTACTTCCACACCGATGAAGTCCTGCTCAGGCGCGGCAGCTGCCATTTCCAGCAGGGAATGGCCCATGCCGAAACCGATCTCCAGGGTGCGCGGCGCCGAACGGCCAAACACCTGGTCGTAGTCCACCGGGCTGTCGGCCAGCGGCAGAATGTACAGCGGGCCACCCTGCTCCAGGCCACGTTGCTGGCCTTCGGTCATGCGCCCGGCACGCATCACGAAACTCTTGATGCGGCGGTGCGGGCGGGCTTCGCCGTCGGGGGTGATCGGCGTATCGTGCGATTCAGTCATCAGGGGCTCTTACTTGATCAGACCATCCAGCGGCGAAGAGGCGCTGGCATAGAGTTTCTTCGGCATACGACCGGCCAGGTAGGCCATGCGACCGGCGACGATGGCGTGCTTCATGGCCTCGGCCATCAGCACCGGCTGCTGGGCGTGGGCAATGGCCGAGTTCATCAGCACCGCTTCGCAGCCCATTTCCATGGCGATGGTGGCATCGGACGCGGTACCCACGCCGGCATCGACCAGCACCGGCACCTTGGACTCTTCCAGGATGATCTGCAGGTTGTAGGGGTTGCAGATACCCAGGCCGGTACCGATCAGGCCTGCCAGCGGCATGACCGCGATGCAGCCGGCTTCGGCCAGCTGACGGGCGATGATCGGGTCGTCACTGGTGTAGACCATCACGTCGAAACCGTCCTTGACCAGCACTTCGGCAGCCTTGAGGGTTTCGATCACGTTGGGGAAAAGGGTTTTCTGGTCGGCCAGCACTTCCAGCTTGACCAGGTTGTGGCCATCCAGCAGTTCGCGGGCCAGGCGGCAGGTGCGCACGGCTTCGACCGCGTCGTAGCAGCCAGCGGTGTTCGGCAGGATGGTGTAGCGGTCTGGCGGCAGCACATCGAGCAGGTTCGGCTCGCCCGGGTTCTGACCGATGTTGGTGCGGCGCACGGCAACGGTGACGATCTCGGCACCCGAGGCCTCGATGGCCAGGCGGGTTTCTTCCATGTCACGGTATTTGCCGGTGCCGACCAGCAGGCGCGACTGGAAGGTACGCCCGGCCAGGGTGAAGGGCTTGTCGCTACGAACGTTGCTCATGGTTGTTCCTCGGGAAAAGGTTGCTGGGCTTGCAGGTGAATCGCCGGCCGGAATCAGCCGCCACCGATAGCGTGGACCACCTCGACCTGGTCGCCGTCGTTCAGCAGCGTGCTGTCGTGCTGGCTACGCGGCACGATATCCAGGTTCAGTTCCACCGCGACGCGGCGCCCGGTCAGCTCCAGGCGGGCCAGCAGGGCCGCGACGCTTTCGCCAGCGGGCAATTCGTAAGGTTCACCGTTCAGTTGAATGCGCATGCGCACGGCCACCATTGTTCTTTGGGGCCCGCATTCTAGCGCCGAACCGCCCTGCAACCCAAGGGCGCTGCACGCCATTAGTCGCGATTGTGGACTACCCGGTCAGCCCAGCCGCCAGGCTGCCAGGCCCAGGCACAACCAGCCGGCCAGGAAGCACAGGCCGCCAAGCGGGGTGATGATGCCAAGCTTGCCCAGGCCGCTGAGGGTCAGCAGGTACAGGCTACCGGAGAACAGCACTATACCCAGGGCAAACAGGCCGCCGGCCCAGCCGACCAGGCGCCCTGGCAGGTGCACCGAGAGCACGGCGACGGCGAAGATCGCCAGGGCATGCACCAACTGGTAGGTCACGCCGGTCTGGAAGATCGCCAGGTAGTCGGCCGTCAGTCGGCTTTTCAGGCCGTGGGCGGCGAACGCGCCCAGGGCGACACCGGTGAAGCCGAAAAAGGCGGCAAGCATCAGGAAGCTGCGAAGCATGGGACGACTCCTTGGATCGGGTCTGTATAATGGCCCCTTCCACCCGTACGGCCAAGCCATCGCCATGCTGCCAACCCTTCTCCGCCGCCTCTCCCGCGCCCTGCTCTGGTTCGCTGCCGGCAGCATCGTGCTGGTGCTGGTGTTCCGCTGGGTGCCACCACCCGGTACCGCGCTGATGGTCGAGCGCAAGGTGCAGTCCTGGGTGAATGGCGAGCCGATCGACCTGCAACGCGACTGGGAGCCGTGGGAGAACATCTCCGACGACCTCAAGGTCGCGGTTATCGCTGGCGAAGACCAGAAGTTTGCCAGCCACTGGGGCTTCGACATCCCGGCTATCCAGGCAGCGCTGGCCTACAACGAGCGCGGCGGCAGCATTCGCGGTGCCAGCACCCTGACCCAGCAAGTGGCCAAGAACCTGTTCCTGTGGTCCGGGCGCAGCTGGTTCCGCAAAGGGCTGGAGGCCTGGTTCACCGCGTTGATCGAGCTGTTCTGGTCGAAGGAGCGGATTCTCGAGGTCTACCTGAACAGCGCCGAATGGGGCAAGGGTGTGTTTGGCGCCCAGGCGGCAGCGCGCTATCACTTTGGCGTCGATGCCAGCCGGCTTAACCGCCAGCAGGCGGCACAATTGGCCGCCGTGCTGCCCAGCCCGATCAAGTGGAGTGCCAGCCGGCCGAGTGCCTACGTGGCCAGCCGGGCCGGCTGGATTCGTCGGCAGATGAGCCAGCTGGGCGGGCCCAGCTATCTGATGCAGCTCGACACTTCGCGCAAGCTTTGAGCCTCTTGGGGCTGCTGCGCAGCCCTTTCGCGACACAAGGCCGCTCCTACAAGGGATCGCGGTCTCCTGTAGGAGCGGCCTTGTGTCGCGAAAGGGCCGCAAAGCGGCCCCAAAATCCAACAGGCAACAAAAAAGCCGCCAACCCTATCCAGGCCAGCGGCTTTCTTTGCAGCCAAGGCTTGATCAGGCCGCGATCAGCGCCTTGACCTTGTTCATCGCATTCTTCTCAAGCTGGCGAATCCGCTCGGCCGAAACGCTGTACTTGTCCGCCAGCTCATGCAATGTGGCCTTCTCTTCTGCCAACCAGCGCTGGTAGAGAATGTCGCGGCTACGTTCGTCCAGCCCTTGCAGTGCTTCGTGCAGGTTGCTGGTGGAGTTGTCGCTCCAGTCGGCATCTTCCAGCTGCACCGCCGGGTCGTAACGGTGGTCTTCGAGGTAATGCGCAGGCGACTGGAAGGCACTGTCGTCGTCAGCTTCCGCTGCCGGGTCGAAGGCCATGTCCTGGCCGCTGAGGCGGCTTTCCATCTCGCGTACTTCACGCGGTTCCACGCCCAGGCTTTCCGCCAACGCGGTGCACTTCGTCGTTGTTCAGCCAGGCCAGACGCTTCTTCTGGCTGCGCAGGTTGAAGAACAGCTTGCGCTGGGCCTTGGTGGTGGCCACCTTGACGATGCGCCAGTTGCGCAGGATGAACTCGTGGATCTCTGCTTTGATCCAGTGCACGGCGAACGACACCAGGCGCACGCCCATTTCAGGGTTGAAGCGCTTGACGGCTTTCATCAACCCGACGTTGCCTTCCTGGATCAGGTCGGCCTGAGCCAGCCCGTAGCCGGCATAGCTACGGGCGATATGTACGACGAAACGCAGGTGGGCCATCACCATTTGACGAGCGGCCTCGACATCCTGCTCATAATAGAGACGCTCGCCCAGATCACGCTCCTGCTCGACCGTCAGCAGCGGGATGCTGTTGACCGTGTGCACGTAGGCTTCCAGGTTCGCACCGGGTACCAGGGCATAGGCAGGTTGCAACGATGTGGTCATTCAAGAACCTCCGACTTACAGAACTCACGCCTTGTGGGCGCTGCCAACATTGACCTGGAACGACGGTACAAGTTCCATGGTGAAGAATTTGTCAATGCTGGCAGGTAAAAACTATCGCGGCGCCAGCTCGTTCAAATGGCGGGCCACTGCGATCCATGCACCGATATACCCCAACAGCACCGCTCCGATCAAGAGCGACAGACCATCGGACGCCGGCACCCCGCCCAGGGCGAAGTCGCTGCCGTACAGCCCGGAAAGCCCTACCACCGCCTCGTTCAGCCAGTTCAGGCCAAACGCCAGGATGCCCCATGCGATCACCCCCGCGCCCAGGCCATACAGCGCGCCCATGTACAGGAAAGGCCGGCGTACGTAGGCATCGGTGCCACCGACCAGCTTGATCACTTCGATCTCGGTACGGCGGTTTTCAATGTGTAGACGAATTGTGTTACCGATTACTAACAGCAGGGCAGAAATCAGCATCACGGCCAGGCCGAAGACAAAGCGGTCACCCAGCTTGAGGATGGCCGTCCAGGCGCTCGACCCACACCAGGTCGAGCTGCGCCACTTCCACCCGCGGCAGCTCCGACAGGCGCTGACGCAAGGCTTCCAGGGCCGGCTTGTCGACCTCGGTCGGGGTTACCACCACCACGCCAGGCAGCGGGTTGTCAGGCAGTTCACGCAGGGCTTCGCCCAGGCCTGACTGCTGCTGGAACTCCTCCAGCGCCTGCTCGCGGCTGACATACTGCGCGTCGGCCACACCGGGCATGCCCTTGATCTCGTCGCGCAGCGCCTCGCCTTCGCGGCTGCCGGCATCAAGTTTGAGGTACAGCGAGATCTGCGCGGCGCGCTGCCACGAGCCACCAAGCTTTTCAACGTTCTTCAGCAGCAACGACAGGCCCATGGGCATGCTCAGCGCCACGGCCATCACCAGGCAGGTGAAGAAGCTGCCGATCGGCTGCTTGCCCAGCCGGCGCAGGCTGTCGGCCATGCTGGCACGGTGGCTTTCCAGCCAGGCATGCAGCAGCGTGCGGAAATCCGGGCCATCATCGTCGTCGTGCTTTTTCTTCGCCGGTTGCGGGTCGGCCGGTTTCGGCGCAACCCGCTCGGAAACCTTCGGCGTACGTGTAGTGCTCATTGCCCGGCCTCCCCATCGCCGATCAAGCGGCCGCGCTGCAAGGTCAGCATGCGGTGGCGCATGCGCGCAATCAGTGCCAGGTCGTGGCTGGCGATCAATACGGTGGTACCCAGCCGATTGATGTCCTCGAATACGCCCATGATCTCTGCGGCCAGGCGCGGGTCCAGGTTACCGGTGGGTTCATCGGCCAGCAGCAGGGCGGGCTGGTGGACGATGGCGCGGGCGATACCCACCCGCTGCTGCTGGCCGGTGGACAGGTCGGCCGGGAACAGCTCGCCCTTGTCGGCCAGCGACACACGCTCCAGCGCAGAGTCCACGCGCTTGGCGACCTCGGCCTTGGACAGGCCGAGAATCTGCAGCGGCAAGGCGATGTTGTTGAATACCGTACGGTCGAACAACAGCTGGTGGTTCTGGAACACCACGCCAATCTGCCGGCGCAGGAACGGGATCTGCGAATTGCTGATCTGGCCCAGGTCCTGCCCGGCCAGCATCAGCTTGCCGCTGGTCGGGCGCTCCATGGCCAGCAGCAGGCGCAGCAAGGTGCTCTTGCCCGCGCCCGAGTGGCCGGTGACGAACAGGAATTCGCCCCGGCGCGCCCGGAAACTCAGCTCATGCAAACCCACATGACCATTGGGGTAGCGCTTGGCAACCTGTTCGAATCGGATCATGTTCAGTCTCGCTCGGCGAACAGAGCCTTGACGAACGGCTCGGCTTCGAAGGTACGCAGGTCGTCGATGCCTTCACCGACACCAATGAAGCGAATCGGCAGCTTGAACTGCTTGGCCAGGGCGAAAATCACCCCGCCCTTGGCAGTGCCATCGAGCTTGGTCAGGGCCAGACCGGTCAGTTCGACGCTCTGGTTGAAGTACTTGGCCTGGCTGATGGCGTTCTGGCCGGTGCCGGCATCGAGCACCAGCAGCACCTCGTGCGGCGCCTCGGCGTCGAGCTTGCCGATGACCCGGCGGACCTTCTTCAGCTCTTCCATCAGGTTGTCTTTGGTGTGCAGGCGGCCTGCGGTATCGGCGATCAGCACGTCGACGCCACGGGCCTTGGCAGCCTGTACGGCATCGAAGATCACCGAAGCGGAGTCGGCGCCAGTGTGCTGGGCGATCACCGGGATCTGGTTGCGCTCGCCCCACACCTGCAGCTGCTCGACCGCCGCGGCACGGAAGGTGTCGCCCGCGGCCAGCATCACTTTCTTGCCTTCAAGCTGCAGCTTCTTGGCCAGTTTGCCGATGGTGGTGGTCTTGCCGGCGCCGTTCACACCGACCACCAGGATCACATAGGGCTTGTTCTGCGCCTGTACCACCAGCGGCTGCTCGACCGGGCGCAGCAGCGCCGCCAGCTCTTCCTGCAGCGACTTGTACAGGGCATCGGCGTCGGCCAGCTGCTTGCGGGCAACCTTCTGGGTCAGGTTCTGGACGATGGTGGAAGTGGCTTCCACACCAACGTCGGCGGTCAGCAGACGGGTTTCGATTTCGTCGAGCAGGTCGTCATCGATGACCTTCTTGCCCAGAAACAGGCTGGCCATGCCCTCGCCGATGCTGGCGCTGGTCTTCGACAGGCCCTGCTTGAGGCGGGCGAAGAAGCCGGGCTTGGCCTGCTCGGCCGGCGCGGCGACCGGAGCTTCAGCCACCGGGGCAGCAGGCGCTGGTGCTGGGCGCTCCGGGATGGCGGGCGGCGCTTTCGGCTCCAGGTCCGCCACCAGGGCCACGGGTTCTTCGGCAACCGGCAGCACCAGGTTGCTGACCGGCGCGGCCGGCTCGACGACCGGAGCCGCCTCGACCGGGGCCGCCTGCAAAGGCACGGACGCGATCGGCTGCGATGCAGGTGCGACCAGCGGCCGGGACGCGACCGGCTCGGGCTCAGGGGCCTGCAACGGTTGGGAAGCGACCGGTTCAGGCACAGGGGCCTCGACCACCGGTGACTCAACGGGTGCGGCGACTTGCTGCGGTTCAGTCAGCTGTGGGGCCGCAGGGGCCTGAACGGGCTCAGGGGCCTGTGGCGCTTCGGCGCTAGCCCCTTCGACCGGAGCGGCTGCAGGCTGCTCGACGGCTGGGGGTTCATTCGCGGGCACACCCGTTGCCACAGGTGGCTGCGGCTTCTTGCGAAACCAGCTGAACAGGCCTTTCTTCTCACCAGCCTCGGCCGGCGCTTTTTTGTCGTCGTTGGAACCAAACATGGAAGACGGCTATCTCAGGGTAGCGATGGGCCAGCTATGGCGCATCGGGAATTCTCTCTACGCAGAACAGACTATCTTGAAGCCGGCTGGTTC
This region includes:
- a CDS encoding DUF423 domain-containing protein, giving the protein MLRSFLMLAAFFGFTGVALGAFAAHGLKSRLTADYLAIFQTGVTYQLVHALAIFAVAVLSVHLPGRLVGWAGGLFALGIVLFSGSLYLLTLSGLGKLGIITPLGGLCFLAGWLCLGLAAWRLG
- the mtgA gene encoding monofunctional biosynthetic peptidoglycan transglycosylase — encoded protein: MLPTLLRRLSRALLWFAAGSIVLVLVFRWVPPPGTALMVERKVQSWVNGEPIDLQRDWEPWENISDDLKVAVIAGEDQKFASHWGFDIPAIQAALAYNERGGSIRGASTLTQQVAKNLFLWSGRSWFRKGLEAWFTALIELFWSKERILEVYLNSAEWGKGVFGAQAAARYHFGVDASRLNRQQAAQLAAVLPSPIKWSASRPSAYVASRAGWIRRQMSQLGGPSYLMQLDTSRKL
- the ftsE gene encoding cell division ATP-binding protein FtsE, which produces MIRFEQVAKRYPNGHVGLHELSFRARRGEFLFVTGHSGAGKSTLLRLLLAMERPTSGKLMLAGQDLGQISNSQIPFLRRQIGVVFQNHQLLFDRTVFNNIALPLQILGLSKAEVAKRVDSALERVSLADKGELFPADLSTGQQQRVGIARAIVHQPALLLADEPTGNLDPRLAAEIMGVFEDINRLGTTVLIASHDLALIARMRHRMLTLQRGRLIGDGEAGQ
- the ftsY gene encoding signal recognition particle-docking protein FtsY, with the protein product MFGSNDDKKAPAEAGEKKGLFSWFRKKPQPPVATGVPANEPPAVEQPAAAPVEGASAEAPQAPEPVQAPAAPQLTEPQQVAAPVESPVVEAPVPEPVASQPLQAPEPEPVASRPLVAPASQPIASVPLQAAPVEAAPVVEPAAPVSNLVLPVAEEPVALVADLEPKAPPAIPERPAPAPAAPVAEAPVAAPAEQAKPGFFARLKQGLSKTSASIGEGMASLFLGKKVIDDDLLDEIETRLLTADVGVEATSTIVQNLTQKVARKQLADADALYKSLQEELAALLRPVEQPLVVQAQNKPYVILVVGVNGAGKTTTIGKLAKKLQLEGKKVMLAAGDTFRAAAVEQLQVWGERNQIPVIAQHTGADSASVIFDAVQAAKARGVDVLIADTAGRLHTKDNLMEELKKVRRVIGKLDAEAPHEVLLVLDAGTGQNAISQAKYFNQSVELTGLALTKLDGTAKGGVIFALAKQFKLPIRFIGVGEGIDDLRTFEAEPFVKALFAERD